From a single Lolium rigidum isolate FL_2022 chromosome 7, APGP_CSIRO_Lrig_0.1, whole genome shotgun sequence genomic region:
- the LOC124679314 gene encoding malonyl-coenzyme:anthocyanin 5-O-glucoside-6'''-O-malonyltransferase-like: MAEVRVLERIRVVPAPPTPSAAELPITFFDAAWLFTGPVERLFFYRHPDPRSALPLLASSLPHALRRFFPLAGTLSLAAGHRFAYAHGDALALVLAESSPDEDDFDRLVATGPRDLRKMRALVPGLPPPREDGAFEVAAVQATVFPGRGLCLGVSVHHAACDDASATLFVRTWAAACRLGGLDGADVPPAPVLDRSLVADPDDLLGKTLAGMRVLASGPPPPPPPPAQETEMPAPVIASFPLTRDQIDGIKDAASEPAGTRPRPSSFVAASALAWVCLLRSRAVGVDGAARSHMLFSAECRSRLSPPLPAEYLGNCLRPCFVEAATSELTNGDGGVAAAAAAIGSAIREMERGVLDGAEGWLGKVLSVLPERPMSVGGSPRHGVYEGTDFGWGRPCRVEMVSIEKTPGTVSLAEGPDGEGGVEVGVVLPPDAMEAFASCFRDMVRLSGKSV, translated from the coding sequence ATGGCGGAAGTGCGCGTGCTGGAGCGGATCCGCGTGGTGCCGGCGCCGCCGACCCCCTCCGCCGCGGAACTCCCCATCACCTTCTTCGACGCCGCCTGGCTCTTCACCGGCCCCGTCGAGCGCCTCTTCTTCTACCGCCACCCCGACCCGCGCTCCGCCCTCCCGCTCCTCGCCTCCTCCCTCCCGCACGCGCTCCGCCGCTTCTTCCCTCTCGCCGGCACCCTCAGCCTCGCCGCAGGCCACCGCTTCGCCTACGCCCACGGCGACGCGCTCGCCCTCGTCCTCGCCGAGTCTTCCCCGGACGAGGACGACTTCGACCGACTCGTCGCCACCGGGCCCCGGGACCTGCGCAAGATGCGCGCTCTCGTGCCGGGCCTGCCCCCGCCGCGGGAGGACGGGGCGTTCGAGGTCGCGGCCGTGCAGGCCACCGTGTTCCCCGGCCGTGGCCTCTGCCTCGGCGTGTCCGTGCACCACGCCGCCTGCGACGACGCCTCCGCCACGCTCTTCGTCCGGACCTGGGCCGCCGCGTGCCGCCTCGGCGGCCTCGATGGTGCTGACGTGCCGCCCGCGCCGGTGCTCGACCGCTCCCTAGTCGCCGACCCCGACGACCTGCTCGGCAAGACGCTCGCCGGGATGAGGGTGCTCGCGTCCGGcccacccccgccgccgccgccgcctgcgcagGAAACGGAGATGCCGGCACCGGTGATCGCGTCCTTCCCGCTGACGCGCGACCAGATCGACGGGATCAAGGACGCGGCGTCAGAACCTGCAGGAACGCGGCCGCGCCCGTCGTCGTTCGTGGCGGCGTCGGCGCTGGCGTGGGTGTGCCTCCTGAGGAGCCGTGCCGTGGGCGTGGACGGCGCGGCGCGCAGCCACATGCTGTTCTCCGCCGAGTGCCGGTCGAGGCTGTCGCCGCCGCTCCCCGCCGAGTACTTGGGCAACTGCCTGCGCCCATGCTTCGTGGAGGCCGCCACGTCGGAACTCAcgaacggcgacggcggcgtggcggctgcggcggcggccatcGGTTCGGCGATCAGGGAGATGGAGCGTGGCGTGCTGGATGGCGCGGAGGGGTGGCTGGGGAAGGTGCTGTCGGTGCTGCCGGAGCGGCCCATGTCGGTGGGCGGGTCGCCGAGGCACGGCGTGTACGAGGGCACAGACTTCGGGTGGGGCAGGCCGTGCCGGGTGGAGATGGTGTCCATCGAGAAGACGCCCGGGACGGTGTCGCTTGCGGAGGGCcccgacggcgagggcggcgtcGAGGTCGGGGTCGTGCTCCCGCCGGACGCCATGGAAGCCTTCGCTTCTTGCTTCCGCGACATGGTCCGCCTCAGCGGCAAGAGCGTCTGA